The Zalophus californianus isolate mZalCal1 chromosome X, mZalCal1.pri.v2, whole genome shotgun sequence genome window below encodes:
- the AKAP14 gene encoding A-kinase anchor protein 14 isoform X1: MDGTEDFKIQKMDVDQSPTSQETDTEDTGNLNELALALVKSAVNAAVKTVAEEEKPIKNIKWITHGEFTAERGHKQIEEFILTWEYQNCWVHYTEFIQREDLVHSYHYIYCVRWSIPTAKRPMPQVTASVYFTIKITKNKPPDMPIEVFYIFEGLSFVHRPGMTRFQEKWLRDIIEAKSILMESIPF, from the exons ATGGATGGGACTGAAGATTTCAAAATCCAGAAGATGGATGTGGATCAAAGTCCTACAAGCCAGGAGACAGACACAGAAGACACCGGCAATCTGAATGAACTAGCATTAGCGTTAGTGAAGAGTGCCGTCAATGCCGCTGTTAAGACTGTGGCAG aagaaGAAAAGCCCATCAAAAATATCAAATGGATCACACACGGTGAATTCACAGCAGAAAGGGGCCATAAGCAAATTGAGGAGTTCATTCTG ACTTGGGAGTATCAAAACTGCTGGGTGCACTACACAGAGTTTATACAGAGGGAAGACTTGGTTCACAGCTACCACTATATCTACTGTGTGCGCTGGAGCATCCCAACTGCTAAGAGACCCATGCCACAAGTCACTGCCTCTGTCTACTTCACCATCAAGATCACCAAAAACAAACCTCCA GATATGCCCATTGAGGTCTTTTATATCTTTGAGGGCCTTTCGTTTGTTCACAG ACCAGGAATGACTCGCTTTCAAGAAAAATGGCTGAGGGATATTATTGAGGCCAAAAGTATTTTAATGGAGTCAATTCCCTTCTAA
- the AKAP14 gene encoding A-kinase anchor protein 14 isoform X2 — translation MDGTEDFKIQKMDVDQSPTSQETDTEDTGNLNELALALVKSAVNAAVKTVAEEEKPIKNIKWITHGEFTAERGHKQIEEFILTWEYQNCWVHYTEFIQREDLVHSYHYIYCVRWSIPTAKRPMPQVTASVYFTIKITKNKPPKLSEASSASRASQRTTRWANSVLCLSYPTTNLRI, via the exons ATGGATGGGACTGAAGATTTCAAAATCCAGAAGATGGATGTGGATCAAAGTCCTACAAGCCAGGAGACAGACACAGAAGACACCGGCAATCTGAATGAACTAGCATTAGCGTTAGTGAAGAGTGCCGTCAATGCCGCTGTTAAGACTGTGGCAG aagaaGAAAAGCCCATCAAAAATATCAAATGGATCACACACGGTGAATTCACAGCAGAAAGGGGCCATAAGCAAATTGAGGAGTTCATTCTG ACTTGGGAGTATCAAAACTGCTGGGTGCACTACACAGAGTTTATACAGAGGGAAGACTTGGTTCACAGCTACCACTATATCTACTGTGTGCGCTGGAGCATCCCAACTGCTAAGAGACCCATGCCACAAGTCACTGCCTCTGTCTACTTCACCATCAAGATCACCAAAAACAAACCTCCA AAGTTATCTGAGGCTTCGTCTGCCTCCAGAGCTTCACAGAGGACTACACGGTGGGCCAACTCTGTCTTATGTTTGTCCTATCCTACTACGAACTTACGTATTTGA
- the NDUFA1 gene encoding NADH dehydrogenase [ubiquinone] 1 alpha subcomplex subunit 1, with protein sequence MWFETLPGIGVMAVCLVIPGIATAYIHRFSNGGKEKRVAYYPYQWSLMQRDRRVSGVNRYYVSKGLENID encoded by the exons ATGTGGTTCGAGACCCTGCCTGGGATCGGCGTCATGGCCGTGTGCCTGGTCATCCCCGGCATAGCCACGGCGTACATCCACAGGTTCAGTAACGGGGGCAAG gaaaaaagggTTGCCTATTATCCATATCAATGGAGTTTGATGCAAAGAGATAGGCGAGTCTCTGGAGTTAATCGTTACTATGTGTCAAAG gGTTTGGAGAATATCGATTAA
- the RNF113A gene encoding E3 ubiquitin-protein ligase RNF113A, with amino-acid sequence MAERLSPGKTAEQVCTFLFKKPGGRKGAAGRRKRRVCDQEPGDSNSSSDEGSTVVRPEKKRAVHNPMIQKTRGSGKQKAAYGDLSSEEEEENEPESLGVVYKSTRSAKPVGPEDMGATAVYELDTEKERDAQAIFERSQKIQEELRGKEDDKIYRGINNYQKYMKPKDTSMGNASSGMVRKGPIRAPEHLRATVRWDYQPDICKDYKETGFCGFGDSCKFLHDRSDYKHGWQIERELDEGRYGVYEDENYEVGSDDEEIPFKCFICRQTFQNPVVTKCRHYFCESCALQHFRTSPRCYVCDQQTNGVFNPAKELIAKLEKHRAAEEGGASDFPEDPDEGPIPIT; translated from the coding sequence ATGGCAGAGCGACTTTCTCCGGGCAAGACGGCAGAGCAGGTGTGCACCTTCCTCTTCAAAAAGCCGGGGGGGCGGAAAGGGGCGGCAGGCCGCAGAAAGCGCCGGGTGTGCGACCAGGAGCCCGGAGACAGCAACAGCAGCAGCGACGAAGGCAGCACCGTGGTTCGCCCGGAGAAGAAGCGGGCCGTCCACAATCCGATGATACAGAAGACTCGTGGCAGTGGTAAACAGAAGGCGGCCTACGGCGACTTGAGcagcgaggaggaggaggagaacgaGCCCGAGAGTCTTGGCGTGGTGTACAAGTCCACCCGCTCAGCAAAACCCGTGGGACCGGAGGATATGGGGGCGACTGCTGTCTACGAGCTAGACACAGAGAAGGAGCGTGACGCACAAGCCATCTTTGAGCGCAGCCAGAAGATCCAGGAGGAGCTGAGGGGCAAGGAAGATGACAAGATCTATCGGGGAATCAATAATTATCAGAAATACATGAAGCCCAAGGATACGTCTATGGGCAATGCTTCCTCCGGGATGGTGAGGAAGGGCCCCATCCGAGCTCCCGAGCATCTGCGTGCCACCGTGCGCTGGGATTACCAGCCCGACATTTGTAAGGACTACAAGGAGACTGGCTTTTGCGGCTTCGGAGACAGCTGCAAGTTCCTCCATGACCGTTCAGATTACAAACATGGGTGGCAGATCGAACGTGAGCTTGATGAGGGTCGCTATGGTGTCTATGAGGACGAAAACTATGAAGTGGGAAGCGATGATGAGGAAATACCATTCAAGTGTTTCATCTGTCGCCAGACCTTCCAGAATCCAGTTGTCACCAAGTGCAGGCATTATTTCTGCGAGAGCTGTGCGCTACAGCATTTCCGCACCTCCCCTCGCTGCTATGTCTGTGACCAGCAGACCAATGGCGTCTTCAATCCAGCGAAAGAATTGATTGCTAAATTGGAGAAGCATCGAGCTGCAGAAGAGGGTGGTGCTTCCGATTTCCCAGAAGACCCCGATGAGGGTCCAATCCCCATCACTTAG